The Cyprinus carpio isolate SPL01 chromosome B8, ASM1834038v1, whole genome shotgun sequence genome segment aacatgaaataaaataacactataagCTTTAACATGAACGTcttacaaatatttattcatagaAGATTATCAATAATATTGTGCTACACTACAAAGTATCCTTTACCATTCAGaccacattttaaaacacatttttaaatcaaaatcccAAAGTTTGTCTGAAAGTTTTTACTTACTTTGGCCCTCAGTATATAGGAAATAGGTGATGAAAAATGTTATTCCACAAAATGTTCCAAGCATGTTTGTTCACAGAAGTGAATCTAACCAAAGAATGGTTGCATCCTTCTGCTTAACATTACAATTCAGTATGGTGCAGTGTTCAgtcattagaataatattttggttttaaatgATCTGATTGGCAGATGCCGACATTAAGAGTGGCATTATCATATCCAGGCATGCATGTTACAGTGCCCAGACCAATATATTCATAAGTCAAAAGTACGTGgcacaaatgcaaaaatgcagtACAGACCTGTACTGTTTCTGTTATTGCCTGCTTTATCTGAAACAGGTAAGATTAAatgcttttatataaaaatgtctctgtgtttAAGTGATCTAGGATTCATTTGTGTAATAAATTTCTCCAGAATTCAGTGTTGCAGAATTTTGTTTgcccaaacatttttaaaataaacttcttgaTTTTATTAAGTGTCTTCAGTCTGCtcttgtattatattataacataatataatctaaagatatatcttatatttgcTCATTTTTGTATTCCtgttcatttctcttttttttcttttttagtgcaCGGACATTACGGATATGTCCAAATGTTGTGTCATGCATCTATCTCTCAAAATTTCGAGTTTACTTTCTCAGTCAACTACAACAAGTTTGAATATCTGAGATACAACAGTACTGAGAAAAAGGTTGTTGGTTACACTGAATTTGGAGAGAAATGGGCAGAGGATTATAACATGATTCTACTTGCAAAGGGAGATCTTCCTGTGCAACAATGCAGACAATTGAGAATGTTAACTGACCCTTTTGCAGCGTTAACAGGTAAAATAATTCTACTtgcgatagatgctatttacaatACGTGAAAATAGCagttatatttgttaatttcagTGTTAATTTATTAGTGTCAcacccttatatatatatatatatatatatatatatatatatatatatatatatatatatatatatatatatatatatatatatatttttttttttttttttttttacttctacagTAAAAACCAGAAGTAATTATTCGGTCAGACAGGGAAGCTAAAGGGAATGAGAAAGCTGTTCTGGTGTGCAGTGCCTATGACTTCTACCCCAAACCCATTAAACTGACATGGATGAGAGATGATAAAGAGGTGACAACTGATGTGACGTCCACTGAGGAGCTGGCTGATGGAGACTGGTACTACCAGATCCACTCCCACCTGGAATACTTCCCCAAACCTGGAGAGAAGATCTCCTGTGTGGTGGAGCACGCCAGCTCCCATAAACCCATGATCTATCACTGGGGTGAGAAGTGAGTTATgatgaaattaaagtgtttaaaatcaGTTGCCTCAGGggacatatttaaaataagaaaaaataaaatgttaattacagATCCTTCTCTGCCTGAGTCTGAAAGATCTAAGATCATTCTTGGGGCTGTGGGGCTGCTGATGGGGGTTTTTATAGCAGGTGGAGGACTGATCT includes the following:
- the LOC109053242 gene encoding rano class II histocompatibility antigen, A beta chain, which translates into the protein MLQCPDQYIHKSKVRGTNAKMQYRPVLFLLLPALSETVHGHYGYVQMLCHASISQNFEFTFSVNYNKFEYLRYNSTEKKVVGYTEFGEKWAEDYNMILLAKGDLPVQQCRQLRMLTDPFAALTEPEVIIRSDREAKGNEKAVLVCSAYDFYPKPIKLTWMRDDKEVTTDVTSTEELADGDWYYQIHSHLEYFPKPGEKISCVVEHASSHKPMIYHWDPSLPESERSKIILGAVGLLMGVFIAGGGLIYYKRKHTGFFRLPVCLLPLQTMNGTEEQ